From a single Poecilia reticulata strain Guanapo linkage group LG2, Guppy_female_1.0+MT, whole genome shotgun sequence genomic region:
- the LOC103482139 gene encoding beta-crystallin S-1-like — translation MKFFSLSFFAGWCETSRLLHMQIIFYENREFSGRHFECSKDCADLLRSLSRCGSIRVESGCFMIYEKANYTGNQYYLSKGEYPDFHHWTGVSDSVGSCRHIHTEPGSFNMCLYERIEFGGQMMDLMDDCPSLVDRFNIHNIFSCNVRKGNWLFYEHPQYRGKMYLIRPGEYKRFSEWGGRSARVGSIRRIVDY, via the exons AtgaagtttttctctctctctttttttgcggGATGGTGTGAGACATCCCGTCTTCTCCACATGCAGATTATCTTCTACGAGAACAGGGAGTTCTCTGGGCGCCATTTTGAGTGCTCCAAAGACTGTGCAGATCTGCTGAGGAGTCTGAGCCGGTGCGGCTCCATCAGGGTGGAGAGCGGCTGCTTCATGATTTACGAAAAAGCCAACTACACTGGGAACCAGTACTACCTAAGCAAAGGAGAATATCCTGACTTCCACCACTGGACAGGAGTCAGCGACTCTGTCGGCTCTTGTCGCCACATCCACACG GAGCCTGGGTCATTCAATATGTGCTTGTATGAGAGGATTGAGTTTGGTGGCCAAATGATGGACCTGATGGACGACTGTCCCAGTCTAGTGGACCGCTTCAACATTCACAATATCTTCTCTTGCAATGTTAGAAAGGGAAACTGGCTCTTCTATGAGCACCCTCAATACCGAGGCAAGATGTATCTGATTCGACCCGGAGAGTATAAAAGGTTCAGTGAGTGGGGCGGCAGGAGTGCCAGGGTTGGCTCCATCAGACGCATTGTAGACTATTGA
- the LOC103482134 gene encoding gamma-crystallin M1, whose protein sequence is MGKIIFYEERNFQGRSYECLSDCSDISSYLGRCQSCRVESGCFMIYERPNYMGMQFFLRRGEYHDMQRMMSMGMMFDSIRSCRTIPHHRGSFRMRIYERENFSGQMXELLEDCDSIMDRYRMSDCMSCHVMDGHWLMYEQPHYRGRMMYMRPGEYRSFMNMGMSGMRFMSMRRITDIC, encoded by the exons ATGGGCAAG ATCATCTTCTACGAGGAGAGGAACTTTCAGGGTCGCTCCTATGAGTGCCTGAGCGACTGCTCTGACATCTCCTCCTACCTGGGCAGGTGCCAGTCTTGCAGGGTGGAGAGCGGCTGCTTCATGATCTATGAGCGTCCCAACTACATGGGCATGCAGTTCTTCCTGAGGAGAGGAGAATACCATGACATGCAGCGCATGATGAGCATGGGTATGATGTTCGACTCCATCAGATCCTGCAGAACGATCCCCCAT CACAGAGGATCATTCAGGATGAGGATCTACGAGAGGGAGAACTTCAGCGGTCAGATGYACGAGCTGCTGGAGGACTGTGACTCCATCATGGACCGMTACCGCATGTCTGACTGCATGTCCTGCCATGTGATGGATGGTCACTGGCTGATGTACGAGCAGCCYCACTACAGAGGSAGGATGATGTACATGAGRCCTGGAGAGTACAGGAGCTTCATGAACATGGGCATGAGTGGAATGAGGTTCATGAGCATGAGGAGGATCACTGATATTTGTTAG
- the LOC103456948 gene encoding gamma-crystallin M2-like, with the protein MGNLSNGDHGQGSNVSLLQIIFYEDKNFQGRSYECSNDCTDLHLHFSRCNSIRVESGCFMIYERPNFMGHQYYMRRGEYPDYQRWMGFSSSIRSCRMIPAYRGSYRMRLYEKPDFTGHMMEFMDDCPCVSDRFHHRHVYSCNVMNGYWIFYEYPNYRGRQYFLKPGEYRRYRDWCATCAIVGSFRRVAEF; encoded by the exons ATGGGGAATCTCTCCAACGGAGACCATGGGCAAG GATCCAATGTCTCCCTACTCCAGATTATTTTTTACGAGGACAAGAACTTCCAGGGTCGGAGCTATGAGTGCAGCAATGACTGCACAGACCTTCACTTGCACTTCAGCCGCTGCAACTCCATTCGAGTGGAGAGTGGCTGCTTCATGATTTATGAGCGACCCAACTTCATGGGCCACCAGTACTACATGAGGAGGGGAGAGTACCCCGACTATCAGAGATGGATGGGCTTCAGTAGCAGCATTCGCTCATGCCGGATGATTCCAGCG TATCGAGGCTCTTACAGAATGCGCCTGTATGAGAAGCCCGACTTCACCGGTCACATGATGGAGTTCATGGACGACTGTCCTTGTGTGTCTGACCGTTTTCATCACCGCCATGTCTACTCGTGCAATGTTATGAATGGCTACTGGATCTTCTATGAGTACCCTAACTACCGAGGCAGACAGTACTTCCTGAAACCTGGGGAATATCGGAGGTACCGAGACTGGTGTGCCACCTGCGCCATCGTCGGATCCTTCAGGAGGGTCGCAGAATTTTAG